From Parambassis ranga chromosome 9, fParRan2.1, whole genome shotgun sequence, the proteins below share one genomic window:
- the gltpa gene encoding glycolipid transfer protein — protein sequence MALLMEHQFRQLPADRQVETRPFLEAVSYLPPFFDCLGSTIFAPIKADISGNITKIKAVYDTNPGRFKTLQQILEAEKEMHGGEWPKVGATLALMWLKRGLKFIQVFLQSLVDGEKDDSNPNLIRVNITKAYEIALKRYHGWFVQQLFKAALFAAPYKSDFLKSLSKGRDVKEEECLEKIRKFLINFSATVDAIYDMYSKLHAELDYTV from the exons ATGGCTCTGCTAATGGAGCACCAGTTCAGACAGCTGCCAGCTGATAGGCAGGTGGAAACGAGACCGTTTCTGGAAGCCGTGTCTTACCTTCCACCATTCTTTG ACTGCCTTGGCTCCACTATTTTTGCACCAATCAAGGCAGACATATCTGGAAACATCACT AAAATCAAGGCAGTTTATGACACCAACCCTGGACGGTTCAAGACACTCCAGCAGATCTTGGAGGCCGAGAAGGAAATGCATGGAGGAGAATGGCCCAAAGTCGGAGCAACGTTGGCACTGATGTGGTTAAAAAG GGGCCTAAAGTTTATCCAAGTTTTCCTTCAGAGTTTAGTGGATGGTGAAAAGGATGACAGCAACCCAAACCTCATCAGAGTCAACATCACCAAAGCCTATGAAATAGCCCTCAAAAGGTATCACGGCTGGTTTGTGCAGCAGCTCTTCAAG GCGGCTCTTTTCGCTGCTCCTTATAAGTCCGATTTCCTGAAGTCCCTCTCCAAGGGTCGGGATGTCAAGGAAGAGGAATGCCTCGAAAAAATCCGGAAGTTCCTCATCAACTTTTCTGCCACAGTGGATGCTATATACGACATGTACAGTAAGCTGCATGCTGAGCTGGACTACACGGTGTGA